The genome window ACGAGGAGGTCCTTTTTAAAGGGTTCTTTGGTCGGCGCCCTGATGCTTTTTGGGTGGCCGGTTTTTGCTGAAACAAAGGGTTTTGGTGAACTCCCGGAGGGGAACCTGTCGCTTTACAATACCCACACTAACGAAAAGCTGGATGTGACCTATAGAGACTCGTCTGGAAATTATAGCGAAACGGCCCTCCAAGAGATGAATTATTTCCTTCGGTGTCATTACACCCAGAAGGAGATAGAGATGGATATCCGCGTCATTGAATTCCTGAACCTGGTCCACAAAAAGGTTGGCGGAAATTACGAAATTCAGGTCATTTCGGGTTATCGTTCTTCGGAATATAATACTCTTCTCAGAAGAGAAGGATGGGGGGCTGCCAAACATAGCCTCCATTTATCCGGCAAGGCCATTGATTTCCGAATTCCTCAGGTTGGCATTGATAAACTCCGGGAGACAGCGATGAACCTGGAATATGGCGGGGTGGGATATTATCCTAAAGCAGGATTTATTCATCTGGATTCAGGCGGCGTTCGGTTCTGGTGAATCTTTGGTATTTCCGGGTTCTCGTGCCAATGACGATCTTTCTTTTTCTCACTTTTTTCGCTTCCTTAGCCTATTCAGGCCAGCAGAAGTACCGTTCCCCCTGCAAAATTCATCACCCCGGCGATTCCAGGGTTGAATTTGAATGTAAGCGCCTGAGAGCCGGGGAAAATTTCGAAAAGCTCTTCGGAGACCGTTGGAAGGATGTCCTGAGATTTAACAGAGTCGATCGCCGGCATGTTTATCAGGGGATATTTTTAAAAATCCCAAAAAATTTGAAGGATATTGAGGGCTTTACATCGATGCCTTTGGATTACCCGCCGGGCCCCGTGAGTTTCATTAGAGCCTCTTTTGTCGTTTCGTTAAATCCAAAAAGACATTTCTGGTCCAGATCAAAAATCGGATACCGAATCATATCCGGATTTTCAATTTGAAGTTGGAGGATTTGGTCGATCGTGTAGCCTCCGGGATCTTCCGGCAATCCGACTTTTCGGGCTCCTTTAGGGGCGTAAAGATCAAAGAGGCCTT of Nitrospirota bacterium contains these proteins:
- a CDS encoding DUF882 domain-containing protein; this encodes MLFGWPVFAETKGFGELPEGNLSLYNTHTNEKLDVTYRDSSGNYSETALQEMNYFLRCHYTQKEIEMDIRVIEFLNLVHKKVGGNYEIQVISGYRSSEYNTLLRREGWGAAKHSLHLSGKAIDFRIPQVGIDKLRETAMNLEYGGVGYYPKAGFIHLDSGGVRFW